GTAAAGGTCCTTCGGGAGGCCCGCAACCCCAAAGATATTAAGTGGAAGGAGGAGGGAGTTAAACTGGTCGTGGATAGTACCGGGGTCTTTCGGGATCCGCAGGCCGAGGCCGAGGACCCCAAGGGGGCCCTGCGGGGGCACCTGGCCGCAGGGGCGGAGAAGGTCATCCTTTCCGCGCCTTTCAAATTGAAAGACAAGGAAAAGGGCTTTCCGGAAGACTGCGTAACCGTAGTTTACGGAATCAATACCGAGGATTATCGTCCAGAAAAACATCGGGTCATCTCTGCGGCCTCCTGCACCACCACCTGCCTGGCCTATATGGTGAAACCCCTTCTGGACCATTTCGGGGCCGACCGTATCCTTTCGGCCTCCATGGTCACCGTGCACGCAGTGACCAACTCGCAATCGGTGCTGGACAAGCCCCCGAAGGCCGGAGCCAAAGATCTACGGAAGACCCGCAGCGTTTTCAACAACATTATCCTTACCACCACCGGAGCGGCCGAGGCCCTGGCTCTGGTCATTCCCGAGATGAAACGTATCGGCTTCATGGCGGAAAGCGTGCGTATTCCCACCACCACCGGAAGCCTCATTGTGCTGGTGGTCAATCTTCAGGACGAAAGTCTCGAAAACCGCATCACCCGTGAGGTCATCAACGAGGTCTATCGGAAGGCGGCGGAAGGGCCTTATAAGCCCTATTTGGTCTTCACCATGGAGCAGAACGTCTCCACAGACATCATCGGCTATCCCCGGGCGGCGGCCATCATCGAAGGGGCCGAGACCCACACCCGCACCGCCCTGGCCCGGGTGGATCTTACCAAGGCTTGTCAGGGGATTTCCGCCGAAGAAGTGCAAAAACTCTCCTGCGCCCAGGTGGAAGTGCCGGTGACCCAGGCGGTGATTTATGGCTGGTATGATAACGAGTTTGGTTCCTACGTGAACATGCTGGGGGATCTTACCGTGCACATTGCGGAAAAGATGCTCTAAGGGGGGGTGGGGTATGAGAGATCTTACGGCCCTTGAGGTCTCCGGAAAGAGGGTCTTGGTGCGGGTGGACTACAATGTCCCCCTGGCGGAGGGCCGGGTGGCCGACGACACCCGGATTCGGGCCAGCCTTTCTACCATTCGCTGGCTTAAGGAGAAGGGGGCCAAAATTATTCTCTGTTCCCACCTGGGACGTCCCAAGGGAGTCCGGGTCCCGGAGATGAGTCTGCGTCCGGTGGCGGAGAGGCTCTCCGAGCTCCTGGGGTCTCCGGTGAAGTTCGTGGAGGACTGTGTGGGAGAGGCCGTAGAAAGGGAGGTCCAGAATCTCAAAGAAGGAGAGGTTCTTCTTCTGGAAAACCTCCGGTTCCATGAAGGGGAGACCAAGAACGATCCGGCCTTTGCCGAGGCCCTGGCCCGCCTGGCGGAGGTATATATTAATGATGCCTTTTCGGTAAGTCACCGGGCCCATGCCTCCGTGGTGGGGGTCCCGGAAAGGGTGGCGGAAAAGGCTGCAGGGTTTCAACTCAAGCGGGAGGTGGACTATCTTTCCCGGGCCCTGGAGGCTCCGGAAAGGCCCTTGGTGGCCGTGGTGGGCGGGGCCAAGATTTCCGGAAAGATCGAGGTCCTGAGGAATCTACTTTCCCGGGTAGACAAGCTCCTTATCGGAGGAGCTATGGCTAACACCTTTTTGGCCTCTCAGGGGTTTTCTCTGGGGCGTTCCCTGGTGGAGGAAACCGAACTGGAGACCGCGCGGGAGATCCTCCTTGCGGCCCGGGAACAGGGGGTAAAGGTCTATCTTCCGGTAGATCTGGTGGTGGCCGCAAGCGAAGAGGAGGAAGGGGAAGAGGTTCCGGTGAGCGAGGTTCCCGAGGATAAGGCGGCTTACGATATCGGGGAAGAGACCGTAGCCCTCTTTGTGGACGCCCTTTCCGGGGCCGGGACCATCATCTGGAATGGACCCCTCGGCCTTTTTGAAAGACCGGCCTTTGCTTACGGCACGATAGCCGTGGCCCGGGCCATGGCCGCTGAAAACGGTCTCACCCTGGCCGGGGGAGGGGATACCCTTGCGGCCCTCAAGGCGGCCGGGGTGTCTTCCGCCTTTTCTTATTTATCTACCGGCGGTGGAGCCTTCTTGGAATTTCTGGAAGGAAAAAAACTTCCCGGCCTCAAGGCCTTAGAAACCTAATCTTTTTTCTTCAACCCTTCAAAAGTCCCATAGATCTCCCCTTTTCAAGGGAGATCTATGGGCAGTCAATAATTTTAAGAAAAATTCATAGTTAAACTCAGGATTGACTTTGGAGTTTTTTAAAAGTTATAAAAAAATGAAAATAGTAATTTCAGAGAAAGGAGGAGGGGATGCGGTGGAGAGTAGGGTTGATGGTGTTTGGGGTGGTCTTTTTATGGGTGGCTTTGGCCGGGGCCTCGGAAGAGGGCCGGGCTCCGCTAAGCGAGGCCACGCGCACCTGTTTGGCCTGCCACCGGATGGTAACTCCGGGGATCGTGGCGGACTGGGAGAGGAGTCTCCATGCCCAGACCACCCCGGAGGAGGCTCTGGAAAAGCCCGCCCTTTCCCGAAGAATCAGTGCCCAAAAAGTCCCGGAGGACAAAAAAGCGGTGGCGGTAGGGTGTGCCGAATGTCACACCCTCAATCCGGACTCCCATAAGGACACCTTCGATCACAATGATTTCAAGGTGCATGTGGTGGTGACTCCTACCGACTGCCAGACCTGTCATCCGCAGGAAGTCCAGGAGTATCAGCGAAATCTCATGGCCAAGGCTTATCGTAATCTTAAGAAAAATCCGGTGTATCACGGCTTGCTGGAGACCTCGCTTGGG
This portion of the Thermosulfurimonas marina genome encodes:
- a CDS encoding phosphoglycerate kinase, yielding MRDLTALEVSGKRVLVRVDYNVPLAEGRVADDTRIRASLSTIRWLKEKGAKIILCSHLGRPKGVRVPEMSLRPVAERLSELLGSPVKFVEDCVGEAVEREVQNLKEGEVLLLENLRFHEGETKNDPAFAEALARLAEVYINDAFSVSHRAHASVVGVPERVAEKAAGFQLKREVDYLSRALEAPERPLVAVVGGAKISGKIEVLRNLLSRVDKLLIGGAMANTFLASQGFSLGRSLVEETELETAREILLAAREQGVKVYLPVDLVVAASEEEEGEEVPVSEVPEDKAAYDIGEETVALFVDALSGAGTIIWNGPLGLFERPAFAYGTIAVARAMAAENGLTLAGGGDTLAALKAAGVSSAFSYLSTGGGAFLEFLEGKKLPGLKALET
- a CDS encoding type I glyceraldehyde-3-phosphate dehydrogenase, yielding MKLGINGLGRIGKLTLWHHVARKHFSEIVVNTGREVGRSLEDLAAYIEKDSTYGRLSTYLYGYQGGRVIENLNDKEGTMTIDGVPVKVLREARNPKDIKWKEEGVKLVVDSTGVFRDPQAEAEDPKGALRGHLAAGAEKVILSAPFKLKDKEKGFPEDCVTVVYGINTEDYRPEKHRVISAASCTTTCLAYMVKPLLDHFGADRILSASMVTVHAVTNSQSVLDKPPKAGAKDLRKTRSVFNNIILTTTGAAEALALVIPEMKRIGFMAESVRIPTTTGSLIVLVVNLQDESLENRITREVINEVYRKAAEGPYKPYLVFTMEQNVSTDIIGYPRAAAIIEGAETHTRTALARVDLTKACQGISAEEVQKLSCAQVEVPVTQAVIYGWYDNEFGSYVNMLGDLTVHIAEKML